A window from Nitrospira sp. ND1 encodes these proteins:
- the ilvN gene encoding acetolactate synthase small subunit, giving the protein MEHIISVTVENKFGVLSRVAGLFSGRGFNIESLSVAPTLDPSMSQMTIVTSGDERIVEQIVKQLNKLIDVIKVVDLNESEFVSRETALIKVHTKAEDRAEALRIADIFRANVIDSTPSTYTIEVTGDPKKLEAIINLLQPLGIKELIRTGRVAIAREAIRPALSQPKKIARE; this is encoded by the coding sequence ATGGAACATATCATTTCGGTCACGGTAGAAAATAAGTTCGGCGTGTTATCCCGCGTGGCCGGGTTGTTCAGCGGCCGCGGCTTCAATATCGAAAGTTTGTCGGTCGCCCCCACGCTGGATCCCTCGATGTCGCAGATGACCATCGTCACGTCGGGGGACGAACGGATCGTGGAACAAATCGTCAAGCAGCTGAATAAGCTGATCGATGTCATCAAGGTCGTGGATCTCAATGAGAGTGAATTCGTTTCGCGGGAGACGGCGCTCATCAAGGTTCATACCAAGGCAGAAGACCGAGCCGAAGCGCTCCGGATCGCAGATATTTTCCGGGCCAACGTGATTGACTCGACGCCCTCGACCTACACCATCGAGGTGACGGGTGATCCAAAGAAGCTCGAGGCCATCATTAATCTGCTCCAGCCGCTCGGCATCAAGGAACTGATTCGAACGGGGCGAGTGGCGATTGCGCGTGAAGCGATCCGGCCGGCCCTCAGCCAACCCAAAAAGATCGCCCGGGAATAA